A window of the Malaclemys terrapin pileata isolate rMalTer1 chromosome 6, rMalTer1.hap1, whole genome shotgun sequence genome harbors these coding sequences:
- the PLIN2 gene encoding perilipin-2 isoform X1: protein MALVAADSQQNVVARVVNLPLVSSTYDMVSSAYVNTKDNHPYLKSVCEIAEKGVKTITAVAMTSAMPIIQKLEPQIAVANSYACIGLDKIEERLPILYEPTDKVVADAKDVVVGAKDAVTITVTGAKDTVAHTITGVMDKTKEAVHDSVEMTKSVVNGSINTVLGSRVVQMVSSGVDSALSRSEILVDHYLPLTEEELAKEATKVEGFEAGVQKPSYYIRLGSLSSKVRSRAYQQALIRVRDAKYKSQETISQLNYTVNLIEYARKNMNSANQKLHNAQEMLYQSWVEWKKNTGQNDGDDSHSAEHIESRTLAIARSLTQQLQTTCLTLVSSIQGLPQNIQDQAHHVGAMAGDVYRSFHSASSFHEVSDNLLTTSKGHLKKMKESLDDVMDYLVNNTPLNWLVPDFTITDLSSESDEIPDILGLDEEDQQDFSRTNGPITTGPRAE, encoded by the exons ATGGCATTAGTAGCAGCTGACTCACAACAG AATGTGGTAGCCAGGGTTGTCAACCTTCCCTTGGTGAGTTCCACCTATGACATGGTGTCCTCTGCTTATGTCAACACAAAAGATAACCATCCCTATCTGAAATCAGTATGTGAGATAGCAGAGAAAGGAGTGAAGACCATCACTGCAGTGGCCATGACAAGTGCTATGCCTATCATCCAGAAGCTGGAGCCACAAA TTGCAGTTGCCAACAGCTATGCATGCATAGGACTGGACAAAATTGAAGAGAGGCTGCCTATACTATATGAACCAACTGACAAG GTGGTTGCCGATGCCAAGGATGTAGTTGTTGGTGCAAAAGATGCTGTAACAATCACTGTGACTGGTGCCAAGGATACTGTTGCCCATACAATTACTGGAGTCATGGACAAGACTAAAGAAGCTGTGCATGACAGTGTGGAAATGACTAAGTCAGTTGTCAATGGCAGCATTAACACTGTCCTGGGAAGCCGTGTGGTGCAGATGGTGAGCAGTGGGGTGGATAGCGCACTCAGCAGGTCGGAGATTCTTGTAGACCATTATCTTCCACTTACTGAAGAGGAGCTAG CAAAAGAAGCTACAAAGGTTGAAGGATTTGAAGCTGGAGTTCAAAAGCCAAGCTACTACATTAGACTTGGATCCTTGTCTTCAAAGGTCCGCAGCCGTGCCTACCAACAGGCCTTAATCAGGGTTAGAGATGCTAAGTACAAAAGCCAAGAGACCATTTCACAGCTCAATTACACTGTTAATCTG ATTGAGTATGCCAGAAAGAACATGAATAGTGCCAACCAGAAACTTCATAATGCCCAGGAAATGCTATATCAGTCCTGGGTAGAATGGAAGAAAAACACAGGCCAAAACGATGGTGATGACTCTCACAGTGCTGAG CACATTGAATCACGCACACTAGCTATTGCACGGAGCCTGACTCAGCAGCTTCAGACCACTTGCCTCACCCTGGTGTCCAGTATACAGGGGTTGCCGCAGAACATTCAGGACCAAGCCCATCATGTTGGGGCAATGGCAGGAGACGTCTATAGGAGTTTCCACTCTGCTTCGTCTTTCCACGAAGTATCAGATAACCTTCTCACCACTAGCAAAGGACACCTGAAGAAAATGAAGGAGTCTCTGGATGATGTGATGGATTATCTTGTTAACAACACACCACTCAACTGGCTG GTGCCAGATTTCACTATCACAGATTTGTCTTCAGAATCTGATGAAATTCCAGACATTTTGGGTTTGGATGAGGAAGACCAGCAAGATTTTTCACGCACAAATGGTCCTATCACCACGGGACCAAGAGCTGAATAA
- the PLIN2 gene encoding perilipin-2 isoform X2 has product MALVAADSQQNVVARVVNLPLVSSTYDMVSSAYVNTKDNHPYLKSVCEIAEKGVKTITAVAMTSAMPIIQKLEPQIAVANSYACIGLDKIEERLPILYEPTDKVVADAKDVVVGAKDAVTITVTGAKDTVAHTITGVMDKTKEAVHDSVEMTKSVVNGSINTVLGSRVVQMVSSGVDSALSRSEILVDHYLPLTEEELAKEATKVEGFEAGVQKPSYYIRLGSLSSKVRSRAYQQALIRVRDAKYKSQETISQLNYTVNLIEYARKNMNSANQKLHNAQEMLYQSWVEWKKNTGQNDGDDSHSAEHIESRTLAIARSLTQQLQTTCLTLVSSIQGLPQNIQDQAHHVGAMAGDVYRSFHSASSFHEVSDNLLTTSKGHLKKMKESLDDVMDYLVNNTPLNWLVGPFYPQLAGSQHAERKGEGEKNASQDDKQPEHSTN; this is encoded by the exons ATGGCATTAGTAGCAGCTGACTCACAACAG AATGTGGTAGCCAGGGTTGTCAACCTTCCCTTGGTGAGTTCCACCTATGACATGGTGTCCTCTGCTTATGTCAACACAAAAGATAACCATCCCTATCTGAAATCAGTATGTGAGATAGCAGAGAAAGGAGTGAAGACCATCACTGCAGTGGCCATGACAAGTGCTATGCCTATCATCCAGAAGCTGGAGCCACAAA TTGCAGTTGCCAACAGCTATGCATGCATAGGACTGGACAAAATTGAAGAGAGGCTGCCTATACTATATGAACCAACTGACAAG GTGGTTGCCGATGCCAAGGATGTAGTTGTTGGTGCAAAAGATGCTGTAACAATCACTGTGACTGGTGCCAAGGATACTGTTGCCCATACAATTACTGGAGTCATGGACAAGACTAAAGAAGCTGTGCATGACAGTGTGGAAATGACTAAGTCAGTTGTCAATGGCAGCATTAACACTGTCCTGGGAAGCCGTGTGGTGCAGATGGTGAGCAGTGGGGTGGATAGCGCACTCAGCAGGTCGGAGATTCTTGTAGACCATTATCTTCCACTTACTGAAGAGGAGCTAG CAAAAGAAGCTACAAAGGTTGAAGGATTTGAAGCTGGAGTTCAAAAGCCAAGCTACTACATTAGACTTGGATCCTTGTCTTCAAAGGTCCGCAGCCGTGCCTACCAACAGGCCTTAATCAGGGTTAGAGATGCTAAGTACAAAAGCCAAGAGACCATTTCACAGCTCAATTACACTGTTAATCTG ATTGAGTATGCCAGAAAGAACATGAATAGTGCCAACCAGAAACTTCATAATGCCCAGGAAATGCTATATCAGTCCTGGGTAGAATGGAAGAAAAACACAGGCCAAAACGATGGTGATGACTCTCACAGTGCTGAG CACATTGAATCACGCACACTAGCTATTGCACGGAGCCTGACTCAGCAGCTTCAGACCACTTGCCTCACCCTGGTGTCCAGTATACAGGGGTTGCCGCAGAACATTCAGGACCAAGCCCATCATGTTGGGGCAATGGCAGGAGACGTCTATAGGAGTTTCCACTCTGCTTCGTCTTTCCACGAAGTATCAGATAACCTTCTCACCACTAGCAAAGGACACCTGAAGAAAATGAAGGAGTCTCTGGATGATGTGATGGATTATCTTGTTAACAACACACCACTCAACTGGCTGGTAGGTCCCTTTTACCCACAACTGGCTGGGTCTCAGCATGCTGAGCGCAAGGGTGAAGGGGAGAAAAATGCCAGCCAGGATGACAAACAGCCTGAACACAGCACAAATTAA